A window of the Vibrio pomeroyi genome harbors these coding sequences:
- the tatB gene encoding Sec-independent protein translocase protein TatB — MFDIGFWELVLISVVGLVVLGPERLPVAIRSVSKFVGAAKSMANSVKDELSHELKVQELQENLRKAEQMGMEDLSPDLKASVDELKQAAAEVQRPYAKPESDKPSETKPSVTETAEPETIQTSSEASAPSDKKAE, encoded by the coding sequence GTGTTTGATATCGGTTTTTGGGAACTGGTATTAATATCTGTCGTTGGGTTGGTGGTTCTAGGCCCTGAGCGTTTGCCTGTTGCGATTCGCAGCGTATCCAAGTTTGTTGGTGCGGCGAAAAGTATGGCAAACAGTGTGAAAGATGAACTTTCTCACGAGCTTAAAGTGCAAGAGCTACAAGAAAACCTACGTAAGGCGGAACAAATGGGTATGGAAGATTTATCTCCAGACCTTAAAGCATCAGTCGATGAACTTAAGCAGGCCGCTGCTGAAGTCCAACGTCCGTATGCTAAGCCTGAGTCTGATAAGCCAAGTGAGACTAAACCTAGTGTCACGGAAACTGCTGAGCCTGAAACCATTCAGACTAGCAGCGAAGCTTCAGCACCGTCAGATAAGAAAGCCGAATAG
- the ubiB gene encoding ubiquinone biosynthesis regulatory protein kinase UbiB produces MTPTELKRLYHIIKVQLEYGLDELMPEHQLTKAPLLARKSLFWLKNKHQDKELGHRLRLALQELGPVWIKFGQMMSTRRDLFPPHIADQLALLQDQVAPFDGELAKQDMEKALGGSLDNWFTDFDIEPLASASIAQVHTAKLKESGREIVLKVIRPDIRPVIDADLKLMHRMARIVAKSLPEARRLKPVEVVHEYEKTLLDELDLRREAANAIQLRRNFEGSEELYVPEVIPDLSSETLMVSERIYGIQVSDIETLNANGTNMKLLAERGVTVFFTQVFRDSFFHADMHPGNVFVNPENPDNPQWIGLDCGIVGTLNSEDKRYLAENLLAFFNRDYRKVAELHVDSGWVPHDTNVNDFEFAIRMVCEPIFAKPLGEISFGHVLLNLFNTARRFNMEVQPQLVLLQKTLLYVEGLGRQLYPQLDLWATAKPFLETWMMNQVGPQAVINAVKERAPFWAEKLPELPELLYDSLRQGKAMNHRMDQLYQGYRDSKRQQATGKFLFGVGATLVVCSAILVSSPYEQLSMGCGIAGVTFWLLSWRAYRR; encoded by the coding sequence CGAAAGTCACTGTTTTGGCTTAAAAACAAGCATCAAGATAAAGAGTTGGGCCATCGCTTACGTCTCGCGCTGCAAGAACTTGGCCCTGTGTGGATCAAGTTCGGACAGATGATGTCGACACGTCGCGATCTGTTCCCTCCTCATATCGCTGATCAGCTAGCGCTGTTGCAAGACCAAGTTGCGCCATTCGATGGTGAACTGGCTAAGCAAGATATGGAAAAGGCGCTCGGTGGCAGCTTAGATAACTGGTTTACCGACTTTGATATCGAGCCTTTGGCTTCAGCTTCTATTGCTCAGGTGCATACTGCGAAACTCAAAGAGAGCGGCCGCGAGATTGTTCTCAAGGTAATTCGCCCTGATATTCGCCCGGTGATTGATGCAGATCTAAAACTGATGCACCGAATGGCGCGTATAGTCGCTAAGTCGCTTCCTGAAGCACGTCGTTTGAAACCTGTTGAAGTCGTTCACGAGTACGAGAAAACGTTACTGGATGAACTAGACCTGCGCCGTGAGGCAGCCAATGCGATTCAACTGCGCCGTAACTTTGAAGGCAGTGAAGAGCTGTATGTTCCAGAGGTAATCCCTGATTTAAGCAGTGAAACCTTGATGGTGTCAGAACGAATCTATGGTATTCAGGTTTCAGATATTGAGACGCTAAACGCCAACGGCACTAACATGAAATTGCTGGCCGAGCGTGGTGTGACGGTATTCTTCACCCAAGTGTTCCGTGATAGCTTTTTCCATGCAGACATGCACCCGGGCAACGTATTCGTTAACCCAGAAAACCCAGATAACCCGCAGTGGATAGGTTTGGATTGCGGCATTGTCGGCACGCTCAACAGCGAAGATAAGCGTTATTTAGCAGAGAACCTGCTGGCTTTCTTCAACCGAGATTACCGTAAAGTCGCCGAGCTGCACGTTGATTCGGGGTGGGTGCCACACGACACCAACGTCAACGACTTTGAGTTCGCGATTCGCATGGTGTGTGAGCCAATTTTTGCAAAACCACTTGGCGAGATCTCATTTGGCCATGTGTTGCTAAACTTATTTAATACAGCAAGACGTTTCAACATGGAGGTTCAGCCTCAGTTGGTGCTTCTACAGAAGACCTTGTTGTATGTTGAAGGCCTAGGTCGCCAGTTGTATCCGCAACTTGATTTGTGGGCAACGGCTAAGCCTTTCCTTGAAACTTGGATGATGAATCAGGTGGGGCCGCAAGCTGTGATCAACGCAGTGAAAGAGCGCGCGCCATTCTGGGCAGAAAAACTGCCAGAGCTGCCAGAGCTACTTTATGACAGCTTACGCCAAGGTAAAGCGATGAATCATAGAATGGATCAGCTTTATCAAGGCTATAGAGATAGTAAGCGCCAACAAGCAACTGGAAAGTTTTTGTTTGGTGTTGGAGCCACTTTAGTCGTATGCTCCGCAATATTAGTTTCAAGCCCTTATGAGCAGCTATCTATGGGCTGTGGCATCGCAGGTGTCACATTTTGGTTGCTTAGTTGGCGAGCTTACCGTCGTTAG
- the tatA gene encoding Sec-independent protein translocase subunit TatA, producing the protein MGGISIWQLLIIAVIVILLFGTKKLRGMGGDLGSAVKGFKKAMSDEDKPADKKDADFEPKNIEQQKTEATAETKKDKEQA; encoded by the coding sequence ATGGGTGGTATCAGTATTTGGCAACTTCTAATCATTGCTGTAATTGTAATTTTGCTATTCGGAACAAAGAAACTGCGCGGCATGGGTGGTGACTTAGGTTCAGCGGTTAAAGGCTTCAAAAAAGCGATGAGCGATGAAGACAAGCCTGCAGATAAGAAAGATGCAGACTTCGAACCAAAGAATATTGAACAGCAGAAGACAGAAGCGACTGCTGAAACAAAGAAAGACAAAGAGCAGGCGTAA